The proteins below come from a single Panicum hallii strain FIL2 chromosome 7, PHallii_v3.1, whole genome shotgun sequence genomic window:
- the LOC112901526 gene encoding glutamate dehydrogenase 2, mitochondrial, with translation MNALAATTRNFRRASRLLDLDPKLEKSLLIPFREIKVECTIPMDDGKLASFVGFRVQHDNARGPMKGGIRYHPEVEPNEVNALAQLMTWKTAVAAVPYGGAKGGIGCSPGELSRSELERLTRVFTQKIHDLIGTHTDVPAPDMGTNAQTMAWILDEYSKFHGHSPAVVTGKPIDLGGSLGRDAATGRGVMYATEALLAEYGKSISGSTFVIQGFGNVGSWAAQLIHERGGKITALGDVTGSIRNKAGIDIPALMKHRNDGGALKDFHGAEVMDSAELLVLDCDVLIPCALGGVLNKDNAPDVKAKFIIEAANHPTDPEADEILAKKGVIVLPDIYANSGGVIVSYFEWVQNIQGFMWDEEKVNNELEKYMRSGFHHTKAMCKSLDCDLRMGAFTLGVNRVARATLLRGWEA, from the exons ATGAACGCGCTCGCCGCCACCACCCGCAACTTCCGGCGCGCCTCAAGGCTGCTCGACCTCGACCCCAAGCTCGAGAAGAGCCTGCTTATACCGTTCCGCGAGATCAAG GTGGAATGCACCATCCCCATGGACGACGGCAAGTTGGCGTCCTTCGTGGGGTTCCGCGTGCAGCATGACAACGCTCGTGGACCGATGAAAGGCGGTATCCGCTATCACCCAGAG GTTGAGCCAAATGAAGTAAACGCACTTGCACAACTGATGACATGGAAAACAGCAGTTGCAGCAGTACCTTATGGTGGAGCAAAGGGAGGGATTGGGTGCTCTCCCGGTGAACTAAGTAGAAGTGAGCTGGAGCGGTTGACACGCGTATTTACACAGAAAATCCATGATCTTATCGGGACTCATACTGATGTCCCAGCTCCTGACATGGGGACCAATGCACAG ACCATGGCATGGATATTAGATGAGTACTCGAAGTTCCATGGACACTCCCCTGCAGTTGTCACAGGGAAGCCAATA GATCTTGGTGGATCCCTGGGGAGGGATGCAGCCACAGGGCGGGGTGTGATGTATGCTACCGAGGCTCTCCTGGCTGAATATGGAAAATCCATTTCTGGATCGACTTTTGTTATTCAG GGTTTCGGTAATGTTGGTTCATGGGCCGCACAACTTATCCATGAGAGGGGTGGTAAGATAACAGCCCTTGGGGACGTGACTGGTTCAATTAGAAACAAGGCTGGCATAGACATACCTGCTTTGATGAAGCACAGGAATGACGGCGGTGCTTTGAAAGATTTCCATGGCGCAGAAGTTATGGATTCTGCTGAGTTGCTAGTGCTTGACTGTGATGTTCTTATCCCCTGTGCCTTAGGTGGTGTTCTTAACAA GGACAATGCTCCAGATGTGAAGGCCAAGTTTATAATTGAAGCTGCTAACCATCCAACTGATCCAGAGGCAGATGAG ATTCTCGCCAAGAAGGGAGTAATTGTATTACCTGATATCTATGCTAATTCTGGTGGTGTGATAGTTAGCTACTTTGAGTGGGTTCAG AACATTCAAGGTTTCATGTGGGATGAAGAGAAAGTGAACAATGAACTAGAAAAGTACATGAGAAGTGGTTTCCACCACACCAAGGCCATGTGCAAGTCTCTAGATTGCGACCTTAGGATGGGGGCATTCACTTTAGGAGTTAACAGGGTTGCTCGCGCCACCCTCTTGAGAGGCTGGGAGGCATGA
- the LOC112901525 gene encoding uncharacterized protein LOC112901525 isoform X3 — MCSIFVLAELVSFSLLLDFFLWLQMQDIHQCFGYRWGAMMSDNNMNAKMIGEAIDELCEDGGSEEDSISAFIRARHPGVPPAHDRLLRHYIEKHVVEGFFVCTAAGRYLRNPEESTDVERPVEQGAAGLSEEACVGSPVAEARRDGARSAIPKRRGQRRAAAGLAAAQEYVPASPVAVADKKDGSQAASSLPKRRGRRRAVVGLAAAEDSVPASPVAFADREDGSQAVSSTPKGRGQRQAAARLAAAEDTLPTSPAAVADKDGDQAASSTPKRRGRLHRLGMTTATNSSGKALVPGQKDSSEVPYTTGKELALVIMGNGSATTSIMDKACTEATPTMPVDCGQPLELALVTTTDVPVPVATPTIDNKKDAPSFDLALVAKTDDICRASTSPESSSQACELVLVAADDGSVPVLLGVEEAPYATNKSVRQLCKAGSVPTAGKKDGSKAPSATPKGHRRQCTPAAVATDRSALAPVAGKKAGRKVSFSFASPKLAPVTAGGCSTPASVANQDGIQARKLYPVTADEIPDDPACCLLALPCLTPAAANA; from the exons ATGTGCAGTATTTTTGTCTTAGCTGAACTTGTTTCATTTAGTCTgcttttagatttttttttatgGCTACAGATGCAAGATATACATCAATGCTTTGGTTATCGATGGG GCGCGATGATGTCAGATAACAACATGAATGCAAAG ATGATCGGCGAGGCAATCGACGAGCTGTGCGAGGATGGCGGCTCGGAGGAGGACTCCATCTCGGCTTTCATCCGCGCCAGGCACCCCGGCGTGCCGCCGGCGCACGATAGGCTCCTCCGCCACTACATCGAGAAGCACGTCGTCGAGGGCTTCTTCGTGTGCACCGCGGCGGGGCGGTACTTGCGCAACCCCGAGGAGAGCACGGATGTGGAGCGCCCGGTGGAGCAGGGCGCGGCGGGCTTATCCGAGGAGGCGTGCGTTGGGTCTCCGGTGGCGGAGGCCAGGAGGGATGGGGCGCGGTCCGCGATCCCAAAGCGCCGCGGACAGCGTCGCGCCGCGGCCGGACTGGCCGCTGCGCAGGAGTATGTTCCAGCGTCACCAGTTGCTGTTGCCGACAAGAAGGACGGAAGCCAGGCAGCGTCCTCGCTGCCCAAGCGCCGCGGACGGCGTCGTGCCGTGGTGGGACTGGCCGCGGCCGAGGACTCTGTTCCAGCGTCACCAGTTGCTTTTGCTGACAGGGAGGACGGAAGCCAGGCAGTGTCCTCGACGCCCAAGGGTCGCGGGCAGCGTCAAGCCGCAGCACGACTGGCTGCTGCCGAGGACACTCTTCCAACTTCACCTGCTGCTGTTGCCGACAAGGACGGAGACCAGGCAGCATCCTCGACGCCCAAGCGCCGTGGCCGGCTTCACAGGCTGGGGATGACCACGGCCACCAACAGCTCCGGCAAAGCACTCGTCCCAGGCCAGAAAGACAGCAGTGAGGTTCCATACACCACGGGCAAGGAGCTGGCACTAGTGATCATGGGCAATGGCTCTGCAACAACATCGATCATGGACAAGGCATGCACCGAGGCCACTCCAACTATGCCCGTGGACTGTGGTCAGCCTCTCGAGCTGGCCCTGGTGACCACCACCGACGTGCCTGTGCCTGTGGCAACGCCTACCATAGACAACAAGAAGGATGCTCCATCCTTCGACCTGGCGCTCGTGGCCAAGACTGATGACATTTGCAGAGCGTCCACTTCACCAGAGTCCAGCAGCCAGGCTTGCGAGCTGGTGCTCGTGGCTGCTGATGACGGCTCTGTTCCTGTGTTGCTGGGTGTTGAGGAGGCTCCATATGCAACCAACAAGAGTGTTCGTCAGCTTTGCAAGGCCGGCTCTGTCCCTACTGCAGGAAAGAAGGATGGCAGCAAGGCTCCATCAGCTACACCCAAGGGCCATCGCCGGCAGTGCACACCAGCGGCGGTGGCTACCGACCGCTCTGCTCTTGCACCAGTTGCTGGCAAGAAGGCAGGTCGTAAGGTCTCATTCTCATTTGCATCACCCAAGCTGGCACCAGTGACTGCCGGTGGCTGCTCTACCCCGGCGTCTGTTGCTAACCAGGACGGCATCCAGGCTCGCAAACTATACCCAGTGACAGCTGACGAGATACCTGATGATCCGGCGTGCTGTTTGCTCGCTCTGCCTTGTCTGACCCCGGCGGCAGCGAACGCGTAG
- the LOC112901525 gene encoding uncharacterized protein LOC112901525 isoform X4, with amino-acid sequence MQDIHQCFGYRWGAMMSDNNMNAKMIGEAIDELCEDGGSEEDSISAFIRARHPGVPPAHDRLLRHYIEKHVVEGFFVCTAAGRYLRNPEESTDVERPVEQGAAGLSEEACVGSPVAEARRDGARSAIPKRRGQRRAAAGLAAAQEYVPASPVAVADKKDGSQAASSLPKRRGRRRAVVGLAAAEDSVPASPVAFADREDGSQAVSSTPKGRGQRQAAARLAAAEDTLPTSPAAVADKDGDQAASSTPKRRGRLHRLGMTTATNSSGKALVPGQKDSSEVPYTTGKELALVIMGNGSATTSIMDKACTEATPTMPVDCGQPLELALVTTTDVPVPVATPTIDNKKDAPSFDLALVAKTDDICRASTSPESSSQACELVLVAADDGSVPVLLGVEEAPYATNKSVRQLCKAGSVPTAGKKDGSKAPSATPKGHRRQCTPAAVATDRSALAPVAGKKAGRKVSFSFASPKLAPVTAGGCSTPASVANQDGIQARKLYPVTADEIPDDPACCLLALPCLTPAAANA; translated from the exons ATGCAAGATATACATCAATGCTTTGGTTATCGATGGG GCGCGATGATGTCAGATAACAACATGAATGCAAAG ATGATCGGCGAGGCAATCGACGAGCTGTGCGAGGATGGCGGCTCGGAGGAGGACTCCATCTCGGCTTTCATCCGCGCCAGGCACCCCGGCGTGCCGCCGGCGCACGATAGGCTCCTCCGCCACTACATCGAGAAGCACGTCGTCGAGGGCTTCTTCGTGTGCACCGCGGCGGGGCGGTACTTGCGCAACCCCGAGGAGAGCACGGATGTGGAGCGCCCGGTGGAGCAGGGCGCGGCGGGCTTATCCGAGGAGGCGTGCGTTGGGTCTCCGGTGGCGGAGGCCAGGAGGGATGGGGCGCGGTCCGCGATCCCAAAGCGCCGCGGACAGCGTCGCGCCGCGGCCGGACTGGCCGCTGCGCAGGAGTATGTTCCAGCGTCACCAGTTGCTGTTGCCGACAAGAAGGACGGAAGCCAGGCAGCGTCCTCGCTGCCCAAGCGCCGCGGACGGCGTCGTGCCGTGGTGGGACTGGCCGCGGCCGAGGACTCTGTTCCAGCGTCACCAGTTGCTTTTGCTGACAGGGAGGACGGAAGCCAGGCAGTGTCCTCGACGCCCAAGGGTCGCGGGCAGCGTCAAGCCGCAGCACGACTGGCTGCTGCCGAGGACACTCTTCCAACTTCACCTGCTGCTGTTGCCGACAAGGACGGAGACCAGGCAGCATCCTCGACGCCCAAGCGCCGTGGCCGGCTTCACAGGCTGGGGATGACCACGGCCACCAACAGCTCCGGCAAAGCACTCGTCCCAGGCCAGAAAGACAGCAGTGAGGTTCCATACACCACGGGCAAGGAGCTGGCACTAGTGATCATGGGCAATGGCTCTGCAACAACATCGATCATGGACAAGGCATGCACCGAGGCCACTCCAACTATGCCCGTGGACTGTGGTCAGCCTCTCGAGCTGGCCCTGGTGACCACCACCGACGTGCCTGTGCCTGTGGCAACGCCTACCATAGACAACAAGAAGGATGCTCCATCCTTCGACCTGGCGCTCGTGGCCAAGACTGATGACATTTGCAGAGCGTCCACTTCACCAGAGTCCAGCAGCCAGGCTTGCGAGCTGGTGCTCGTGGCTGCTGATGACGGCTCTGTTCCTGTGTTGCTGGGTGTTGAGGAGGCTCCATATGCAACCAACAAGAGTGTTCGTCAGCTTTGCAAGGCCGGCTCTGTCCCTACTGCAGGAAAGAAGGATGGCAGCAAGGCTCCATCAGCTACACCCAAGGGCCATCGCCGGCAGTGCACACCAGCGGCGGTGGCTACCGACCGCTCTGCTCTTGCACCAGTTGCTGGCAAGAAGGCAGGTCGTAAGGTCTCATTCTCATTTGCATCACCCAAGCTGGCACCAGTGACTGCCGGTGGCTGCTCTACCCCGGCGTCTGTTGCTAACCAGGACGGCATCCAGGCTCGCAAACTATACCCAGTGACAGCTGACGAGATACCTGATGATCCGGCGTGCTGTTTGCTCGCTCTGCCTTGTCTGACCCCGGCGGCAGCGAACGCGTAG
- the LOC112901525 gene encoding uncharacterized protein LOC112901525 isoform X2 translates to MAAVVEVDADQAAKLNKATEEKGKTPPPHPVGAPRKQRQPTPDHPPYCWMIGEAIDELCEDGGSEEDSISAFIRARHPGVPPAHDRLLRHYIEKHVVEGFFVCTAAGRYLRNPEESTDVERPVEQGAAGLSEEACVGSPVAEARRDGARSAIPKRRGQRRAAAGLAAAQEYVPASPVAVADKKDGSQAASSLPKRRGRRRAVVGLAAAEDSVPASPVAFADREDGSQAVSSTPKGRGQRQAAARLAAAEDTLPTSPAAVADKDGDQAASSTPKRRGRLHRLGMTTATNSSGKALVPGQKDSSEVPYTTGKELALVIMGNGSATTSIMDKACTEATPTMPVDCGQPLELALVTTTDVPVPVATPTIDNKKDAPSFDLALVAKTDDICRASTSPESSSQACELVLVAADDGSVPVLLGVEEAPYATNKSVRQLCKAGSVPTAGKKDGSKAPSATPKGHRRQCTPAAVATDRSALAPVAGKKAGRKVSFSFASPKLAPVTAGGCSTPASVANQDGIQARKLYPVTADEIPDDPACCLLALPCLTPAAANA, encoded by the exons ATGGCCGCCGTCGTCGAGGTGGACGCGGACCAAGCGGCGAAGCTGAACAAGGCGAcggaggagaaggggaagacgccgccgccgcatccggTGGGGGCCCCGCGGAAGCAGCGGCAACCCACGCCGGATCACCCACCCTATTGCTGG ATGATCGGCGAGGCAATCGACGAGCTGTGCGAGGATGGCGGCTCGGAGGAGGACTCCATCTCGGCTTTCATCCGCGCCAGGCACCCCGGCGTGCCGCCGGCGCACGATAGGCTCCTCCGCCACTACATCGAGAAGCACGTCGTCGAGGGCTTCTTCGTGTGCACCGCGGCGGGGCGGTACTTGCGCAACCCCGAGGAGAGCACGGATGTGGAGCGCCCGGTGGAGCAGGGCGCGGCGGGCTTATCCGAGGAGGCGTGCGTTGGGTCTCCGGTGGCGGAGGCCAGGAGGGATGGGGCGCGGTCCGCGATCCCAAAGCGCCGCGGACAGCGTCGCGCCGCGGCCGGACTGGCCGCTGCGCAGGAGTATGTTCCAGCGTCACCAGTTGCTGTTGCCGACAAGAAGGACGGAAGCCAGGCAGCGTCCTCGCTGCCCAAGCGCCGCGGACGGCGTCGTGCCGTGGTGGGACTGGCCGCGGCCGAGGACTCTGTTCCAGCGTCACCAGTTGCTTTTGCTGACAGGGAGGACGGAAGCCAGGCAGTGTCCTCGACGCCCAAGGGTCGCGGGCAGCGTCAAGCCGCAGCACGACTGGCTGCTGCCGAGGACACTCTTCCAACTTCACCTGCTGCTGTTGCCGACAAGGACGGAGACCAGGCAGCATCCTCGACGCCCAAGCGCCGTGGCCGGCTTCACAGGCTGGGGATGACCACGGCCACCAACAGCTCCGGCAAAGCACTCGTCCCAGGCCAGAAAGACAGCAGTGAGGTTCCATACACCACGGGCAAGGAGCTGGCACTAGTGATCATGGGCAATGGCTCTGCAACAACATCGATCATGGACAAGGCATGCACCGAGGCCACTCCAACTATGCCCGTGGACTGTGGTCAGCCTCTCGAGCTGGCCCTGGTGACCACCACCGACGTGCCTGTGCCTGTGGCAACGCCTACCATAGACAACAAGAAGGATGCTCCATCCTTCGACCTGGCGCTCGTGGCCAAGACTGATGACATTTGCAGAGCGTCCACTTCACCAGAGTCCAGCAGCCAGGCTTGCGAGCTGGTGCTCGTGGCTGCTGATGACGGCTCTGTTCCTGTGTTGCTGGGTGTTGAGGAGGCTCCATATGCAACCAACAAGAGTGTTCGTCAGCTTTGCAAGGCCGGCTCTGTCCCTACTGCAGGAAAGAAGGATGGCAGCAAGGCTCCATCAGCTACACCCAAGGGCCATCGCCGGCAGTGCACACCAGCGGCGGTGGCTACCGACCGCTCTGCTCTTGCACCAGTTGCTGGCAAGAAGGCAGGTCGTAAGGTCTCATTCTCATTTGCATCACCCAAGCTGGCACCAGTGACTGCCGGTGGCTGCTCTACCCCGGCGTCTGTTGCTAACCAGGACGGCATCCAGGCTCGCAAACTATACCCAGTGACAGCTGACGAGATACCTGATGATCCGGCGTGCTGTTTGCTCGCTCTGCCTTGTCTGACCCCGGCGGCAGCGAACGCGTAG
- the LOC112901528 gene encoding glycine-rich cell wall structural protein 1-like, whose protein sequence is MDGPRGPAPGRGRTAPHGWAGDSGSRQGSGPDGSWSYGWRWASGPGGGWGYGHGSAQGPRGAADGAAYGGFGYDSGGGGGGSGRGGFGFSFSGPGGAGGHAGGFSWGTGGGASGTGGDHAAHGGWSARGGFGGGGRQRTPRGRCRGSN, encoded by the coding sequence ATGGACGGACCGAGGGGTCCCGCGCCGGGGCGTGGGCGGACGGCGCCGCACGGATGGGCCGGCGATTCCGGGTCCAGGCAGGGCTCCGGCCCCGACGGCTCGTGGAGTTACGGCTGGAGGTGGGCCTCGGGGCCCGGGGGTGGCTGGGGCTACGGCCACGGCTCCGCGCAGGGCCCCCGCGGCGCTGCAGACGGCGCCGCGTACGGCGGGTTTGGCTAcgacagcggcggcggtggaggaggaagcGGGCGTGGGGGGTTCGGGTTCAGCTTCAGCGGccccggcggcgcgggcggccacGCTGGCGGCTTCAGCTGGGGAACCGGCGGCGGGGCGTCTGGGACTGGAGGTGATCACGCGGCTCACGGCGGCTGGAGCGCGCGCGGTGGGTTCGGCGGTGGCGGAAGGCAGCGGACACCGCGAGGACGCTGTCGTGGCAGCAACTGA
- the LOC112901525 gene encoding histone-lysine N-methyltransferase, H3 lysine-9 specific SUVH5-like isoform X1, with protein sequence MEMGAAAVPPRAAGARRYKVLVPWRFQRGFVREPLKHAAAASAVAPSRGGGKTVGDPETENCGSGRAPNSGDETAGVRDAKDCRLGGAPSGGKSRAIGGGERHSEGCSPSPSLKNPDVDNGGRPVHENACDLGKSGRDGGAKSARLDETGNNRGTNVGVEAGEDCNLGSYNCDGSVKDAGTLDSRGTGDGAACDPEVARSNVEVEKCFAEGLKESFVDQTGLKSNGSSASNLRSEDPERNVGLGDSACHTATECGMGDGAAKESDASAKGCSTATPDDNGNGIYCRKGQKAVVPWRFQVGYKRSFSKAFGSDNGSPDCPAYGFDDSSTPATRSSVRYYASAHSGVRVSAMRERDFSSVEGENETGSECTKRKTNNNDQDGVMPNNGGVIVRENIMRSLQDFRLIYRELLDEEEENSREEVLNVRPDLQAYRIFRERFSTECDDKKYIGSVPGIYPGDIFHLRVELCVVGLHRPHRVGIDYTKRHDGTSVAISIVSNAQSSDINYNLDVLVYSGSVAVTVNQKIEGTNLALKKSMDTNTPVRVIHGFTTGNGKKKFPTYIYGGLYHVEKYWRVKEREDRYVYMFRLRRMEGQKHIDIKEILQTGKYGSNNSIIIKDLSRGLERVPVSVANNISTECPMPYRYISHLQYPCNYQPTPPAGCGCVGGCSDSKKCACAMKNGGEIPFNDKGRILEAKPLVYECGPSCKCPPTCHNRVGQHGLKFRLQVFKTKSMGWGVRTLDFIPSGSFVCEYIGEVLEDEEAQKRMTDEYLFAIGHNYYDESLWEGLSRSIPSLQKGPGKDDEAGFAVDASVMGNFAKFINHSCTPNLYAQNVLYDHEDISVPHIMFFASDDIRPHQELAYHYNYKIDQVHDANGNIKKKKCLCGSVECDGWLY encoded by the coding sequence ATGGagatgggggcggcggcggtgccaccGAGGGCGGCCGGGGCGCGGAGGTACAAGGTGCTGGTGCCCTGGCGCTTCCAGCGCGGCTTCGTCAGGGAGCCGCTcaagcacgccgccgccgccagcgccgtaGCGCCCAGCCGCGGCGGCGGTAAGACCGTCGGCGATCCGGAAACTGAAAATTGCGGATCGGGTCGGGCGCCGAACAGCGGTGATGAGACCGCCGGCGTCCGGGACGCGAAAGATTGCAGATTGGGTGGAGCGCCGAGCGGCGGCAAGAGCAGGGCGATTGGGGGAGGAGAGCGGCATTCGGAGGGATGCAGTCCCAGTCCGAGTTTGAAGAACCCTGACGTGGATAATGGGGGTCGCCCTGTACACGAAAATGCCTGCGATCTGGGCAAGTCCGGTAGGGATGGCGGGGCGAAGAGCGCCCGATTGGATGAAACTGGAAATAACAGGGGCACCAATGTCGGCGTTGAAGCTGGAGAGGACTGCAATTTAGGGAGCTACAATTGTGATGGCAGTGTGAAGGATGCTGGTACACTGGATTCAAGGGGTACCGGCGATGGAGCAGCTTGTGACCCTGAGGTGGCTAGGAGCAATGTAGAAGTGGAGAAGTGCTTTGCTGAGGGTTTGAAGGAGTCTTTTGTGGATCAGACTGGATTAAAGAGCAATGGTTCTTCTGCTTCAAATCTCAGGTCGGAGGACCCAGAGAGAAATGTTGGGTTGGGAGATTCTGCTTGTCACACTGCAACAGAGTGTGGCATGGGAGATGGGGCGGCCAAGGAGAGTGATGCATCAGCCAAAGGTTGCAGCACTGCAACTCCTGATGACAATGGTAATGGAATATATTGCCGCAAGGGGCAGAAGGCAGTCGTACCATGGAGATTCCAGGTTGGGTACAAGCGATCATTCTCCAAAGCTTTTGGCTCTGATAATGGATCTCCTGATTGTCCAGCATATGGGTTTGATGACAGTTCAACTCCAGCAACTAGAAGCAGTGTGCGGTACTACGCAAGTGCTCATTCTGGTGTTAGAGTTTCAGCTATGCGTGAGCGTGACTTCTCCTCAGTGGAAGGTGAAAATGAGACTGGTTCTGAATGTACGAAGAGGAAAACCAATAATAATGATCAGGATGGAGTAATGCCAAATAATGGAGGTGTCATTGTTAGAGAGAACATCATGCGGTCTCTACAGGATTTTCGGTTAATTTATCGGGAGCTTTtagatgaagaggaagagaatTCGAGGGAAGAAGTGCTTAACGTGCGGCCTGATCTACAGGCTTACAGAATTTTCAGGGAGCGGTTTTCCACAGAGTGTGATGATAAGAAATATATTGGCAGCGTGCCTGGAATCTATCCTGGCGATATCTTTCATTTGAGGGTAGAGCTTTGTGTTGTTGGTCTCCATCGCCCACATCGGGTAGGTATTGATTATACCAAGAGGCATGATGGGACTAGTGTCGCTATTAGCATTGTGTCTAATGCACAATCTTCTGACATCAATTATAATCTGGATGTCTTGGTGTATTCTGGATCAGTGGCAGTTACAGTCAATCAGAAGATAGAGGGCACAAACCTGGCGCTTAAAAAGAGCATGGACACTAATACGCCAGTTCGTGTTATCCATGGGTTCACCACTGGTAATGGAAAAAAGAAATTTCCTACTTATATATATGGTGGTCTATACCACGTTGAGAAGTACTGGAGGGTGAAAGAGCGTGAAGACCGTTATGTTTACATGTTCCGACTGAGAAGAATGGAAGGACAGAAACACATTGACATCAAAGAAATTCTGCAGACAGGGAAGTATGGATCAAACAATAGTATTATCATCAAAGATCTGTCCCGAGGACTGGAGAGGGTCCCTGTATCTGTTGCTAACAATATATCCACTGAGTGCCCAATGCCTTATCGCTACATTTCACACCTTCAATATCCCTGTAACTATCAGCCAACTCCACCAGCAGGCTGTGGTTGTGTAGGCGGATGCTCAGACTCAAAAAAATGTGCATGTGCAATGAAAAATGGTGGAGAAATACCTTTCAATGATAAAGGCCGCATTTTAGAAGCAAAACCTCTTGTTTATGAGTGTGGGCCTTCTTGCAAGTGCCCTCCTACATGTCACAACAGAGTTGGCCAGCATGGCCTCAAGTTCCGGCTGCAAGTCTTCAAAACAAAATCAATGGGTTGGGGTGTGAGAACTCTTGACTTCATACCATCTGGAAGTTTTGTGTGTGAATATATAGGAGAAGTGTTGGAGGATGAAGAGGCACAAAAAAGGATGACTGACGAGTACTTATTTGCTATTGGTCACAATTATTATGATGAATCTCTTTGGGAGGGCCTATCAAGATCTATACCCTCACTTCAGAAGGGTCCGGGTAAAGATGATGAAGCTGGATTTGCTGTTGATGCTTCAGTGATGGGAAACTTTGCAAAATTTATCAATCATAGTTGCACCCCCAACCTCTATGCACAAAACGTCCTCTACGATCATGAAGACATCAGTGTGCCTCATATCATGTTCTTTGCTAGTGACGATATTCGGCCCCATCAAGAATTGGCATACCACTACAACTATAAAATAGATCAGGTTCATGATGCCAATGGTAACATCAAGAAGAAAAAATGCCTTTGTGGCTCAGTGGAGTGTGATGGCTGGTTGTATTAA